The genomic stretch TGGACATACTAATGTCTAAGTTGTGACAGTTTCACCTAATGTACATGATTTAGTTGTTATATGTTATTTGGCTCATAAAAGTTCCACAGTATTATGTCATCACTACTGATTGGGTCTTTTGTTgatataaaagaacattttttgcTGTATTCTAACTTgccttttaataaattaaatatgggTCCAGCTTAAGATCATCATCATAAAACCAATAGCAGAACTACTAAGGAGTAGGGAAAACAGAGAGCAAAATCAGAGATTAAATTAGAAAttgtaattctaaatttttaaatccttAGGATTTCTTATATGCTGTTCTAAATCCTAACACCAGTTGAAATCATCTATGTCATTAACAGGTTGACAATGTGGATAATTCACAAGTGACAGTAATCTCAATCCAGCCCACTatggaattaaaaaattttaaataagaccaCTCAGAATTCTTATCAGAAAGCTCACAAACAAGTGTTTGTGTTCAGCAATGATCTTAATGTGGTATGCGTTATGCTTTAGAGCTAAAGATCAAAGTGGATTAAGGTTCACAGAAGTGAACAATTAACGAATTGCTGAATATTTcaggatatttttatttcaagggcTAGTCTATATTTctttaatgaagattttttttttttaaaaaagggccccagattctctttaaaaaaattttttagttgtagatggacacaatacctttatttatttatttatttttacatggtactgaggatagaacccagtgcctcacccatgctagatgagcactctaccactgaaccacaacctcaagCTTTTGACCTTACTCAGAGGTTTTACCCCAGGAAAATATCTAGTAAACTGAGCCCTCTGATATGAAacacaaaaatgtataaaatgtaaatgcttcTAGAGAGCAAAATCTATAATCAAAGCAGATTGTTTTATATgtgcttttgaaataaaatgtgatacactttttctatttgttcttttctgAATTATACATTCAGCTAACATTCAtatcacaaaacattttaaataggtTATGACAAAATTTAAACTATGCACTAAATTATGTTCCCTTAGGTGAAagtatgaataaatgaaatataccCAGATAAACTCaaaagctcatttaaaaaaaagagtttccaTCTTTTTTCCTGCCAATTTCCCTACGTTTGCCCACCTTCAAATGGATGGCTCCAAGCaagaaacttaaaaatcaaatgcAGGATAATTACTCTTGAAAATCAGATGCAATCTGGTTATGATTTTATATGGACATCAACACCCTCTGAATGTGTACAGACTCATGGCTCCCCCCACACAGGCCCCATTCTTAATACCATCCCACATCTTTCATACTTCATCCCACGTTTGCCATTTGGGGATTGTTGCATGCAGAGGAAATATGTGATCTAAAAGAGTAAGTGTTATAGGGCGATGGCAGCTGTGACCTCTTCCTAGCACTTCTATTATCTGGACTTGATGTGAGTGGTTTGCTCTCCCACAGCCCTGCATGTTCTCATGAGCCAGGACTCTACTTGTGCCTCCTAGAGTGACTAGCTCTGGTCTTTGTCCAGAAGTCCATGATCAATGACACTGAACAAACTGATAAGAATCCAAGTTGAGCTCTGTCTTGTCCATTTCACTGATGACATCCCACCGTGGTCCAATGAGAAGAAGACTTGCTTTAGGTGCCAACAAGTATCACATCCCACAGACATAAAACTTATCAAATACTTTGTATAGCTACTTTAGGTCAACAATAACATATTCATTCACAAAGGTCCTGTACAAACTGGATATAAATCCCTTAGTAACATCTCTTTATTATAGTGTAAATATAAATACTGGGGAAAtgatattaaaagataaaaatgaatagattactttttaaaggcattttataCTTTTCATCTATTTCTAGAAGTTGTGTTCTAGATTTTAGTGTTACTAGCAAAGTCAGTATTATCAGTTATAATACTTTACACATTAGTGTAAATGCTAATGTAGTTAGGTAAGTAACAGTTACCTAGGAAAACCAAActggtgctgtttttttttttttttaacagatatttCTACTAGTGTGAGAGTATGCTTTTAAAAGTTTGCTAAAGTGCAGTTAACCATTAAAAAGACAGTGATTATTTATGCCtacagaaaagttaaaaagttTAAGGGTTTAACAAtcttgttaatattttcaaagagccaactatTGCTACATTATCctttatgctatgtgcatgtacaaatatatcacaatgaaccccacttttatgtataagtaTAATGCACCCATTGAAGGGAAACCAggagagtagaagaaggggattgGAGGGTGGGGGCAGGCAAGAGTACTTGGGCACACTGGGATTGAAATTGATGAATAACTCACAATGACTCctactattgtgtataattataatgtaccaatagaaacataaaaaagtaaaagccttggaaaaaaactttgaaaaacaatatgtatttttttctatgttcCCACATAGTGAAATGGAGAACTGAAGTGAGGTACAATATGGGGAAGAAGATGgtcagttttccttttttgttttttgtttttgtaagtatTGGGGATTGCACACAGGGTCACTACCTCtgctactgagccatatcccagccctttttattttttattttgagggagggtcttcctaaggctggcctcaaacttgcaattcttctgcctcagtcttctgatgACCACTTTTCATTCATAGTTTCACACTGTTTGAAATATTGGCTGGAATTTTAAAGTCATAGGTAAATGTAGATAACCATGTCTATCTTGTGGCTGCTGTATTCCCCAAGGAGCCCAGAGCATGGCAACTACAAATGAGCTTTTCTTGAAtgatatgaataaatgaaactaAGGAAAAATCTCGAAGTAGCTTTTGCTTTATTGAGGGTGGTGAGTATTTCTGCATACAGAAGGCCCATGGGGGATATTTTGGAATTATCTTCAGATTCTGGGTGGACTTAGGCTATTGTAACTGTATTCTAGTCCTGGTTCCCCCTGCTTGACTTTAAAATCTCCCGAAACTCATGGAGtctatttcttcttcattaaTAGTTAAAACTCCTCACTGTCCATTTGACCACCATGACAAGGAATTCCCTCTTGTTCAGCTCTGTGTCTTAGAGCACTCAGCAAGGGTCCACACTGGGAATTTAAGTTCATTTGGAACTTACTCTAAGGCTTTATAGTCACTTTGAACATTATATAGGAAGAGAAAAACCCTGACACAGCCATTGAGatgatttatttctatttctacttcCATGGTCAAGCCCTGGAACCTAGTAATGAGTTGGAACTCAGGGGCATGCCCTATTTGAGCCACATGGTTACCACACACATGACCTTAATGCAAAATCCAGAGTGGAAACAATGAGGGAGGCACAAGCCAAAAGAGAAGCGTGAAGCCCATGTGTAGGGAAGGAAGGTCCTTGTATTCATGCAttgagagagcaaagtttgaactGTAAAAGGTGCCGTACTACAGAGCAGGAAAGACGGTTGGGTCAGAAGGGCACATCCAACAAGCTTCTGGAGACCTGGCAAACCCTGAAATACTTTTTTCCACCCCACACACAATCCCATATAAAAAGAGCTACCAGCTTTTCTGGAATTCACTTGGTGACTCTAGGCTGATCCTAGCAGCCCCATGAAAGGACAATCCTCTGCTGGCAGAGGCCTACCTTGCAGTGTGTGGTGCTGACAGGAAGCCCAATGTTGGAGGCGATGACCACAGTGAATGCGGAGGCCAGTTCAATGGTGAAGCCGCTGCAGGAGGGAACACAAGAAGACATATCATAGGCGCTCTTTGTTGGCCTCACTGACACCCCGTGGGTGCAAAGTCTCACCAGAACATTCTTTGGTTGACTGCTGGCTGGGACAGACTGCCATTAGCGGAACAAGAAACTGCTGCATAATGGCAACAATTCACACTAAGACTTTGCATTATACTTGTTGACAGTCCcaaacagccttttttttttctgatatgttttcaAAAATCCCACACTGCAGGAACTGGGTCAGAAATTCCTGCTGTGTAATAAGATGATAAATTAGTCACTTTTCTAAAGGAGCATAAGAAAAactatgctttcattttttaaatgtgtgcttattacaaaaagcaatttttttcacAGATTATTAATGCTTCTTCAAAGCAACCTTCTAAAAGAATCTTGTTAAAATGAAGCTCAAGGGGTAAactgaaaatcagaaaaaaattgcaaatgaaGAGCTCtagtacattttaaaacaaaagcaaagactTCCTGTAATAGGTAGTTATATTCTGAAGGTTCTAAGTTTGTCAATTAACCCCTTATATATCTAGAAGCTGTATGAGAGAATGACCACATGTAAAGCTCCGGACCCCCCCTCCCATCCCCGccctgccgaagtctggcttggcacaaatcaggagccacttgtcaaaaagaaactaactttatttttagaactacaaacgccaaacaaaacagctccagggaaaaaccctcagagcccaactgccaccaccggcttccacaagcctctctcccccacaccagcctctcaacctcccacaatcctcctgctcttgaggccgattggctgggttgcgtgggcagagccaaagaagtcacccaatgagcagctccattgagagccacagccaaaggggccccagcaaacttccagctgccagcaagcttcagactgccagctgatgattggctcacagtggccccagcaacatctagctgattggctcctctgcagtgatgttcattgggctgtttccctgcccttcagactgccagctgatgattggctcacagcggccccagcaacatctagctgattggctcctccacggagctgctcattgggtgacttctttggctctgcccacgcaacccagccaatcatcagctggcagtctgaagcttgctggcagctggaagtttgctggggcccctttggctgtggctctcaacaccgccccacccccgccccagaaTAGCAGGGGCACATCCCATCTGGAGGATGCCTAAGGTAACTACAGAAGGATGGCGGGTGAGAGCTGGGGTGGATGGAGAATTTTTAGGAAAGGAAGGCACTACTTTggatctttttgttgttgttcttttcagatatacatgacagtagagtgtattttgacacattatacatatgtagaatatgacttattctaattaggatcccatttcttgtggttgtacatgatgtggagttacactggttgtgtattcatatataaggataggaaagttatgtatgattcattctcctgtctttcccatttccatctttcttcccttcccttcattcccctttgtctaatccaataaacttctaatATTTCCCTCCCTATTCTCCCTTGTTGCGGATTAGCATCAACATATCAGAGAGtacattctgcatttggtttttttgggttggcttatttcacttggcatcatattcttcaattccatccatttactggcaaataccataatttcattcttctttatggctgagtaatattacattatgtatatataccatgtcatttttttatccattcatctgttgtagggcacctagattggttccacagcttggctATTATAAGttgaactgctgtaaacattgcacaagaagtaaaatcaagaatcaatatatgggattgtatcaaactaaaaggcttcttttttttttttaaagagagagagagagagagagagaatatgagaatgagaattctttaatattcattttctagttttcggtggacacaatatctttgttttatatgtggtgctgaggatcgaacccaggccgcacgcatgccaggcgagcgcgctaccgcttgagccacatccccagcccctaaaaggcttcttcacagcaaaggaaataaacaagacCATGAACAGAgcacctacagaatgggagaaaatctttattacctgtacctcagatagagtactaatctccaggatatataaagaactcaaaaaacttaataccaaaacccCCTcactcccaaaaaacaaaaaaacaaagaacccaatcaataaatgggcaaaagaactgaacaggcacttcacagaagaagtatgagtggtcaaaaaatatatgaaaaaaggttttttaacatctctaataattagagaaatgcaaattaaaactacactgagattccatctcactctagtcagaatggtaattatcaagaatgcaagtaacaataaatgttggcaaggatgtgggggaaaaggcacactcatacattgctggtgggactgcaaattggtgcagccaatatggaaagcagtatggagattcctcagaaaacttggaatggaaccatcatttgaccaacttattccactccttggtatatacccaaaggacttaaaatcagaatactacacTGACACAGCAGCATCAGTGTTTATACTTTGGATCCTTAATGTCTTCCACAGACCCATGCATTAAAGGCTTGATCACCAGGATAGTATATCGAGAGGTGGTAGAACTTTTGGGAGATGGGACCTAGTGGGAAATCCTTAGGTCACTGGGTGTGCCCTTGAAAGAGATGTTGAGACcccagctttttctttctttctggcttgAGAGGTGAGTGGTTTTTCTCTGCTACATGTTCCTGCCAGAGTGCTGCCTCACCACCGGTCCAAAGCAATGAGGCCAACCTATGATAGACTAGAACCTCTAAATCTGcaatccaaaataaattttttctaagttggttatctcaggtatttggtttgtttttagatgctagggattgaacccagggtctcatgcatgctaggtaagtgctctccTACTAAGCTACCTctccaggtattttgttatagtgctgaaaatcaaacagaaaagaaGCCTGATGTGCTCTGATGATAGCTTCCCTAGAACAGGCAGAGCTGATGTGCATAAGGAATTTTGGAGAAAGATGGGCCCAGACACTGGTGCTGTTTGCCCTACCCTTCCTCTCCACTTGCTCTCAGGGTTTCGTAATGGGAAAACCAACAGTGGAAGGACACTGCCACAGGATTCccattttcccttccctcttGCTCTGCTTCAGCTACTACTTCCCTCTGAACCTTTCTGTCCCACATCTCAGTGCCACTGTAGGTAAGTCAGGGGAGTGTGGTGACAGAGGGGGGTGACCAGTGGTGAACAAAAGTGGAAGAGGGGGTCGCTCTTGTCCTTTGCCCCTTCCTCACTTGTGATCATTGATGGTGGATAAGCAGCATGGGTGCTCTCAGACACCAACTCAGGCTTGACAGCGGGCCTCAACAGCCAAGCCCTGTCAACCCAACCTGTTGGCTCACCTGGAAGGTGTGATTGGAGTGAGGTCTTTCCCCATGGTCTGGATCACTCTTCTTCCCCAAACCCAGAGACCTGTACAAATTCCAACTCCTCCATAAAACAGCAGCCAGACAGGAGTAGCTGCTTCTTGCATCACTCCACCGTGTTCATAAATCAGCCACAAAGCTACCAGGGGCCCAATGGCATTActggaaagaaaaagattaattatACATACACATGGCACACAATACACAGTGACTTCTCAATGTCAAGAATGAGTCTTACTTTACTTGTGGCTTATCACATAGTCTAgtggtgataaaatattttttgtatagtCAAAAGCAGAACCTGGAATTATTGTCTTAGTCATTTTTAAGTGTAgagttaaataattttaagtatactTACACTGCTGTGAAATAGGtttctagaactttttttttttttttttttttatcttgcaaatgtaaaactctacactctgtaaacAGCAATCCTATGCACCTCTCCCCCCAGCGACTGGCAACTGCCACTCTGCTTTCTGGTTCTGATTTTGACCATTTCAGATGCCTCGGATAATTGGAATATAGTATTTATCTCTTTATTcaggtttatttcacttatgtcTTCAGGGTTAATTCATGatgtgacaggatttccttttttttaagccTGACTGATACTCCACTgtatttatataccacattttgtttagcCATTGTTCCTTCATTGGATATTTATGTTGCTTCCacctcttggctattgtaaataaggCTGCTTTCATCATGTGTGTGCAAATTATCTCTGAAACTCTGCACTAAATTCTTTGGGATTTGTACCCAGAAGTAGGATTGTTAGATCAAATGGtagttttatctttaaatttttgaggaatctccattctgtttTATATTCCTACTAATAGAGCACAGAGGTTCTAATTTTTCCACATCTTgccaatatttctgttttttttctctcctgacaGTCATCCTAATGGGTGTGTCATTTACTAACTCtttaaaaagttctgaaaaatCACAAGAAGTGGACATAATAACCaagttctgtttttcttctttttttcccccagatttctttccatttccacTGCCACATCTGCTACTGCTACTAATACTAGCTCCTGGTTTTGGTAGATCTGTCCGGTTCCATACGATGAAATCACAAATATTATTGCTCACCATGAATTCATGCAACCCCCCTGCAAACTAGGCAATGtcactttctttttcctgatgaggaaaccaaggccaaGGTCAAGTTGCTGGCACAAAGAAGGACTGAGGCAAGAATTCAGGCTCACTCAGGCACTCACACGCTTTCCTGGGACATGCTATTGCCCCTCAGGCCTTAGGCAGCCCCACAGAGAACTGacatgttgtttgtttgtttgtttgtttttgggtactgaggatttaacccaggattgcttaaccactgagccaatccccagcccttttaaaaaatattttatttagagatggggtttcactgagttgcttagtgccttgctcagttgctgaggttgtctttgaacctgtgatcctcctgccacagtcctgagccactgggattacaagcgtgtgccaccgtgcccagcacaTGTGGGATTTTAATGGCTTTGCTAGCTCTAGTTTCCTCCTGCAGTCCAGCTGTGCTGAGTATAAGCTGAGAGTCACAAAGAACTGGCTCCCAAGTCTGCTTCTTTTTAGCTATGTGATCTTGGTGTCTTTGAAGGCTATTGCTTACCTGGCTCAAAGGGTTGTTTTGAAAAGGATTAGAATACGTTAGAAATGGTTCAGTATTGAAGCCTATTGCAAACTTTTCTTAAATGAATAGAAGCCTCTTTCATGGTTAGTTTATTGTTTCTAGAACCTGGCTGTGATCAGGAGGCATCCTGCGCAAAGTCTCAAAACCAGAACCCAATTTCTAGCAATTGTTCCAAACTCTGGTCATCTAAAGTACTGAACACCCGGATTCTTCTTCTGAACTTGAAATACTGTTTTAGGGTGGTTTGTTACTTTTTCATAGATATGTTTGTCTAATCTCCCTAACTAAAGCTTAATCTCCTAGAGGTGAGGAGTCCAATTCATAACACTCTGTCAGTACCAGGCCTTCAATGAAGAATTCTTAAAAATGAGGAGGAATGTAGTGGTGTGAGTGGCACACAAAAGTTAAGATAGGACATAACATGGAGCCCCAAATAAAATCACATGGAAACACCCATAAGACACTGAACAGAGCAGAGGATGCCCAGGCTTGTCTGGCTTCAagacttcttttaaaaagaacagaagtgaAGTTTCGTATACATAAGCTAGGTACAGCACCCACAGAGAAGTCAATAATTGGGCAGTAAAAAAAAGTGGCAGGATGTTGTCCTAATTCAGACCAAAATATGAGCCCTGCatgttaatgataataatagGAATGGTGACAATGGATTGGTTGCTGAGTATGTGAGGAAAACTGTCCTAAGCATGATATACCAGAATCTTACATCATCCTCACGGAAACCCTACGAATTTGGAACTAATTCGATCCTATTTTACagattgggaaactgaggctttggGGAGGCATATGACTTGTCTAGGGCTACACAACTAGAAGAGAATGAAGACTCAAAGTTGAGGCCCCCAGATTCTAGCAGACTTTGCTGCCTCCTCCAGAGTAAAGGCCTGGGGCTGAGCCAACAGAGTCTGCGCAGGAGGCCACACCCTCCCCCAGCCTGATTCCCTCTGTTGCAGGAAGAAATGCCTCCACATAATCACACTGAAAGCCATAACTTAAAGCTACACCTGGTAGCTATGTAGTCTGCAAATGTGGAGTGGGGAAGACTACAGAGACCTCAGGTGGTGCTGACCCTCCTCACAAGAAGCCACTGAAGGAAAAGGGCTCAGTTACTCAATTTATCCCAGACTTTGTAGTCCAACTGTCCTTCCACCCAGAGTCCAATCTGGAAGGACTCCTGGGGACTGTTGCTGCACCAGTGATCCTCCCCCGCAGCAGCCCTTCTGGGCAGCCTCCAGGGCTCTGCACAATCCCACCTAAATGCCTCCCGCTGGGATTCTGGAGCCACAGACACTGGCTGCTGCTGCTCCAGTGTGACCACAAGCCAGCAGTTCCTGAGTACAGCCTGGCTCTCATCACAGACTCTAGCCTGTGTGACATCCGCCATGCCTTTGCATGTGCTAACACTGACACCACAGTTGTCACTGGGAATAACTAAGACGGACATGTTATTGCCACTGGATTCTGGGAGctggtttttctattttacagGGGAGAAAAATCGAGGCAAGAGGGCTTAAATATATAACATTTCCTCCAAGTAAATGCCTGTGCccattttctgctttgaaaactcCTGTTAAACctcccaagccctgtttcaatgctatctgcctgcctcagtctcctgagttgctgggactgcaGGTCCCACTACTGGGACCTGCACCCCAAAGATAGAAATTCTTTTCTGTGCTTTGGGGCCCTACATATTTCAGGTCTGACTGACTTGCTGACTATACAGCCTCCACTCTCTCCTCTCAAAGCTCTTGCTCTTCCTAGAGTATCCCAAGTACTCTCTGTCTTTGGCCTTTACACCTGTTGTTCCCTCTTCCCACGACATTCAGCTGGCTGGCTCCCTCACCTCCTTCAGACCTGGCTCAACACGCTCTTCCCTGCACACTTACCTATCACTGCAGCCCTCCACCAGCTCCCCCTTTCTATTTGATTGTTCTTTGAACCTTCCTCACTATCTAGCGCATTATGCATGTCACTCCTGTGTTTATTATCCCCCAGTAGGAGGGATTTTTGTCTGTGTTGTCTACTGCTATATTCTGGAACCCAAGAGACCCTCAATACAGACTCATTAAACAAATGAACATTTCACTTACCTCACATCATTGCCACCATGAGCAAAGGACCCAAAACAGGCAGTGAGGACTTGCAGAAAATGGAACAGGAGATGGACCTCAGCAgtgtccttctcttccttttcttcttctgcaGGATCCTCTCGAGGCTGGCCAGGATCTGTCAGCTCAGATGCTAGTTTCATTTCCACACCACCCTCCTCTGCCTCGATCTCAGCTTCCGCAACTGCATTGCAATAGCTGGAGTAGCTGTCATAGCGAAGTCTCTTTTTAGAATAGGACACAGTGTCACCCACCAGCTTCTCACTATCTTCTGGGGCAGAGTCAGTAGCTTTGAAAGTGGAGTGAACTGGCATCCCACAAATGGCTGCGGTGTAGCATGTGTAACTGTTGTTTCGTCGCAGGAACCTGTAATTGTTTTCCTGGGCGGGCTTCTCCTCAGGGCCCCTGTCTATGTGAATTTTGTGCAGCAAGTCTTTGTAGAGCCCCGAGTCTTTGTGTACAGTGTGATACACATGTCCGTCACTCCTCGTGTGGCCATCAAAGCCAAATGTGCCATTGGAGATCGGTGATTTCATAGAACCATGAGTCATGGAAAGGGCCCTTCCTGAAAAGGATTTtacaaagttttatttaagaatagaggtgtagctcggtggtaagaGAGCACACTTAATATgcaaaggctctgggttccatccctggcaccaatcaaacaaaatgttttattttttagcatcTTGAATATAAACCATGTCTGCAAAGAGATACTCCCTACCATTTCCTGGCATTGGTCCTAGAAGGTTGGattatacaaaattttaattcttttctgtttgCTTCATTTTCTAACTATAAAGTACAGTagggttaaaattaaaaatataaacaaacttgGAAGCATATAACAAAAGGGCAGAACTAACAACACAGTATGTCAAAATGctaagttcttttaaaaagtatcttcCAGAAATACAGCACTCTTTTCTGCTTCTAGCTATCTATAAAGGAAGAAATCTAATATGAAATTTTAGAAGAACTTTATACATGACGCTGGGTATGGTgatgcacacttataatcccagtgactagggaggctgaggcaggagggtcacaagtttgaggccagcctcagcaacttactaagaccctgtctaaaaagaaagaaaaaaagatctggggatatagctcaggggtaaagtacccctgggccaatcctcagtacctctgtactacaggaaaaaaaaggaaaaaaaaaaccaacacctTAATTATATGAGGCAAAATGCAGTTCACATTAGATAGGTAGTGTACTATGTGCTTCTTAACAGTGGGAGGCAGTATGTGTCAGATCAGCAGGACAAAATGAATTTTCCACCTTTAGAggactaggaatatagctcaggggtaaagcataTGTTCACCATGCAGGAGgcacacacaaaaaccaaaaccaatttGTTTTCTCTGAGCTGTACCTGAGAATAAACCTATGGAAAGCAGGTGCTGGGGGCCCACCTTGCAGGAGGGGAAGTGGCTGGACAGTCTTGAGCAGTCACTGTCCATCAGGTTATAAGGCTAAAGATTACCCCA from Ictidomys tridecemlineatus isolate mIctTri1 chromosome 14, mIctTri1.hap1, whole genome shotgun sequence encodes the following:
- the Slc20a2 gene encoding sodium-dependent phosphate transporter 2 isoform X2, whose amino-acid sequence is MQWGSAVWQLIASFLRLPISGTHCIVGSTIGFSLVAIGTKGVQWMELVKIVASWFISPLLSGFMSGVLFVLIRMFILKKEDPVPNGLRALPLFYAATIAINVFSIMYTGAPVLGLVLPIWAIALISFGVALLFALFVWLFVCPWMRRKIAGKLQKEGALSRVSEESLNKVQEAESPVFKELPGVKANDDSTVPLTGSSGEASGASEGTSSGNHPRASYGRALSMTHGSMKSPISNGTFGFDGHTRSDGHVYHTVHKDSGLYKDLLHKIHIDRGPEEKPAQENNYRFLRRNNSYTCYTAAICGMPVHSTFKATDSAPEDSEKLVGDTVSYSKKRLRYDSYSSYCNAVAEAEIEAEEGGVEMKLASELTDPGQPREDPAEEEKEEKDTAEVHLLFHFLQVLTACFGSFAHGGNDVSNAIGPLVALWLIYEHGGVMQEAATPVWLLFYGGVGICTGLWVWGRRVIQTMGKDLTPITPSSGFTIELASAFTVVIASNIGLPVSTTHCKVGSVVAVGWIRSRKAVDWRLFRNIFVAWFVTVPVAGLFSAAIMALLIYGILPYV